The stretch of DNA GTTAGCTGTGTAAGCGCCTGGCGCTTTTCAAAGCTTCTGAGCTTTACAGTAGCAAGGGACTCCTCAAGATCTAGCCCCCCTGTAAGGGGCTTAAGCTCGCGTGCCAACTGCTCTTCGGCCAGAGCGCACGCATCGCTTAAGGCACGCAGGCGCTTCTCGCGCTCCTCGCGCCGCACCGTCAGGGCCTGTAGCCCCTCTCTTGATTTTAGAAACTTAGCGCGCAGATCATCATGCTTTACCATGCGCTCACGCAAAGTTGCGAACTCCTGCTCAATTCTTTGAAGCGCTGCGGCAACCTCATCGTGCTTAGATCTAATAGCCAGTAGGCACTCCTGCTCAGTAGAGCTTCGTTGCTCAAGCTCCTGACGGATGCCAAGACTCGCCTCGTAGCCTGTTAGTACAGCACGCTTATCTTTTCTATCTGCCCTTAAGAGATCCTGCATTACCTCGAGGCGATCGTATCCCATCATGCGCAAAATAAACTTCTCTCGCTCTGTAGCGCCCTTCTTTCCACTTAGAAACTCAAGCCCCTTCTGCTCCGTGCAATAAGTTGAGATAAATTCATCGTACGACATTCCAACTATCGTTGCGATTTTCAGGGAGACCTCCCTATTGCCTGACGTCACCGGCGTTGACTCGCCCCCCACATATAGCAGCGCATCAGAGAGGGTACGCTCAATTCGAAAGAGAACACCCTCATGCTCTAGGGTTAGCTCAACGCGCGGCTCCTGTTCCCTCTTTCCCCTGCCACCCTTAGTTGGAGCAAAACGTGTTCGTACATCCTCGATGCGCCCCCTAAGAGCACGTGAGCCAAAGATTGCAAACCCTATCGCTTCAACTATGGTGCTCTTTCCAGCTCCGTTAGGCCCAATAACGCCGATTAGCCCGTCCGGAAACGAGATAAAACTCTCTGTATGCTGTCGAAAGAGGTGCAACGATAGGCTACGAAGCTTCATATTTCGCCTCAACCTTTGAGAGATAGCTCCCTAACACC from Pseudomonadota bacterium encodes:
- a CDS encoding AAA family ATPase, which translates into the protein MKLRSLSLHLFRQHTESFISFPDGLIGVIGPNGAGKSTIVEAIGFAIFGSRALRGRIEDVRTRFAPTKGGRGKREQEPRVELTLEHEGVLFRIERTLSDALLYVGGESTPVTSGNREVSLKIATIVGMSYDEFISTYCTEQKGLEFLSGKKGATEREKFILRMMGYDRLEVMQDLLRADRKDKRAVLTGYEASLGIRQELEQRSSTEQECLLAIRSKHDEVAAALQRIEQEFATLRERMVKHDDLRAKFLKSREGLQALTVRREEREKRLRALSDACALAEEQLARELKPLTGGLDLEESLATVKLRSFEKRQALTQLTEAARDIELIWRGSLSKAEAARDAVTGQIEQLAKRVKKAEALEAGGDCPTCGQALGESFEQVQAHFAAEERELMRRVKELDTLVSEKVVRPAELERLVRERSELELSIQHLDAKLHELNLCQQLQARREDLSREQSAIKVDLTLVEESLARAQENLVAMRFSEEGYLKEKGAHDVSQRLLEVQRLQRVRLEGEVNTHEAMLQRTRAEIVRFDERSGEVERLRRQVRIFDECDRVMTDFRKFVNSSIRPRMAELASEYLADLTDGRYSAVELAEDFTPTVVEDGEAKRV